In Populus nigra chromosome 10, ddPopNigr1.1, whole genome shotgun sequence, the following proteins share a genomic window:
- the LOC133704817 gene encoding phosphoenolpyruvate carboxylase 4-like — protein MTDTTDDIAEEISFQGFDDYCKLLKNLLNDVLQREVGTDFVEKLERNRTLAQSACNLRLAGIEDTAELLDKQLASEISKMTLEEALTLARAFSHYLNLMGIAETHHRVRKTRDLAHLSKSCDEVFNQLLQGGTSADELYDSVCKQEVEIVLTAHPTQINRRTLQYKHVRIAHLLDYNDRPDLTQEDREMLIEDLVREITSIWQTDELRRHKPTPADEARSGLHIVEQSLWKAVPHYLRRVSTALKKHTGKPLPLTCTPIKFGSWMGGDRDGNPNVTAKVTRDVSLLSRWMAIDLYIREVDSLRFELSMSRCSDKLSREAHDILEQETSLEDRHEGWNQLMSRNQTKHHGQQTPSLPTQLPATADLPSCTECGNNGGSQYPKLQLPGTDYLPLNCQDVQDSSNLESSFQDSSHGCCKSITNGSIANSDSHQSAPSPRGSFTSSQLLAQRKLLAESKIVRSSFQKLLEPSLPQRPGIAPYRIVLGHVKDKLTKTRRRLELLLEDLPCEYEPWDYYETTDQLLEPLLLCYESLQSCGAGVLADGRLADLIRRVATFGMVLMKLDLRQESGRHSEALDAITKYLDMGTYSEWDEEKKLEFLTRELKSKRPLVPSTIQVTPDVKEVLDTFRVAAELGSDSLGAYVISMASNASDVLAVELLQKDARLAVSGELGKPCPGGTLRVVPLFETVKDLRGAGLVIRKLLSIDWYSEHIIKNHSGHQEVMVGYSDSGKDAGRFTAAWELYKAQEDVVAACKDNQIKVTLFHGRGGSIGRGGGPTYLAIQSQPPGSVMGTLRSTEQGEMVQAKFGLPHTAVRQLEIYTTAVLLATLKPPERPREEKWRNLMDEISKISCQSYRSTVYENPEFLAYFHEATPQAELGFLNIGSRPTRRKSSTGIGHLRAIPWVFAWTQTRFVLPAWLGVGAGLKGVCERGHTQDLKAMYKEWPFFQSTIDLIEMVLGKADVPIAKHYDEVLVSDKSRRELGAALRRELLTTEKFVLVVSGHERLSENNRSLRRLIESRLPYLNPINMLQVEILKRLRSDDDNHKLRDALLITINGIAAGMRNTG, from the exons ATGACGGACACAACAGATGATATAGCAGAGGAAATCTCCTTTCAAGGCTTTGATGATTACTGCAAACTGcttaagaatttattaaacGATGTGTTGCAGAGAGAAGTTGGTACTGATTTCGTCGAGAAACTTGAACGCAATCGCACTCTCGCTCAg AGTGCTTGTAATTTGAGATTGGCGGGGATAGAAGACACAGCTGAGTTGCTGGATAAGCAGCTGGCATCAGAGATATCAAAGATGACATTAGAGGAAGCATTGACACTTGCTCGTGCTTTCAGCCATTATCTTAATTTGATGGGAATTGCTGAGACCCATCACCG GGTACGTAAGACACGGGATTTGGCACATCTATCAAAATCTTGTGATGAAGTCTTTAATCAGCTGTTGCAGGGTGGAACATCGGCTGACGAACTTTATGACTCTGTTTGCAAGCAG GAGGTTGAAATCGTTCTTACTGCACATCCTACTCAAATTAATCGTCGTACCTTGCAATATAAGCACGTTAGAATTGCT CATCTTTTAGATTACAACGATCGACCTGATCTCACACAGGAAGATAGAGAAATGCTTATCGAAGATCTG GTAAGAGAGATTACTTCAATATGGCAGACAGACGAGCTTAGGCGCCACAAACCCACGCCAGCAGATGAAGCCAGGTCTG GCTTGCACATTGTGGAGCAGTCTCTATGGAAAGCAGTACCTCATTACTTACGTCGTGTCAGCACTGCGCTGAAGAAG CATACAGGAAAGCCACTTCCATTAACCTGCACGCCAATAAAGTTTGGGTCTTGGATGGGGGGTGATAGAGATGGAAATCCAAATGTAACAGCGAAG GTCACACGAGATGTCTCTCTTTTATCAAGGTGGATGGCTATTGACCTTTACATTAGAGAAGTTGATAGTCTCAGATTTGAACTATCCATGTCTCGCTGCAGTGATAAGTTGTCAAGAGAGGCACATGACATTCTAGAACAAG AAACTTCTCTGGAGGATCGGCACGAGGGTTGGAATCAACTGATGAGCAGAAACCAAACAAAGCATCATGGCCAACAAACTCCATCACTTCCTACGCAACTTCCAGCTACAGCTGATCTTCCCTCCTGCACTG AATGTGGCAATAATGGTGGATCACAGTATCCCAAACTACAACTTCCAGGGACTGATTACTTGCCGTTGAATTGTCAG gatGTTCAGGATTCTTCAAACTTAGAATCTTCATTCCAAGATTCTAGCCATGGCTGTTGCAAATCAATTACAAATGGAAGTATTGCTAATTCTGACAGCCATCAATCAGCTCCAAGCCCACGAGGATCTTTCACCTCCAGTCAACTCCTTGCTCAGAGAAAACTTCTCGCGGAATCTAAGATAGTAAGATCCAGCTTCCAGAAGCTTCTAGAGCCAAGTCTGCCTCAACGTCCTGGAATCGCTCCTTATAGAATTGTTCTTGGTCATGTGAAAGATAAG CTTACGAAGACTAGAAGACGGCTGGAACTTCTTCTTGAGGATCTTCCCTGTGAATATGAGCCTTGGGATTACTATGAGACAACAGACCAATTGTTAGAACCACTGCTTCTATGCTACGAGTCTCTG CAATCTTGTGGAGCTGGGGTGCTAGCAGATGGCAGGCTGGCTGACCTGATAAGAAGAGTTGCGACTTTTGGAATGGTATTAATGAAGCTTGACTTGCGACAG GAATCTGGTAGACATTCTGAAGCACTGGATGCAATCACCAAATATTTGGATATGGGAACGTATAGTGAGTGggatgaagaaaagaaactgGAATTCCTAACAAGAGAGCTCAAAAGCAAGAGGCCACTAGTTCCTTCCACCATCCAG GTCACTCCTGATGTCAAAGAAGTTTTGGATACGTTCCGCGTTGCTGCTGAGCTAGGGAGTGATTCGCTTGGAGCATATGTGATCTCTATGGCATCCAAT GCCAGCGATGTCCTTGCTGTGGAGCTTTTACAAAAAGATGCCCGTCTTGCTGTTAGTGGTGAGCTAGGGAAACCATGTCCTGGAGGAAC GTTGCGGGTGGTTCCTTTGTTTGAAACTGTGAAAGATCTTAGAGGGGCTGGTTTGGTTATCAggaaattattatcaattgattgGTACTCAGAGCACATTATAAAGAACCATAGCGGGCATCAGGAG GTGATGGTTGGATATTCTGATTCTGGTAAAGATGCTGGACGCTTCACTGCTGCTTGGGAACTTTACAAAGCCCAAGAGGATGTTGTGGCAGCATGCAAAGATAATCAGATTAAAGTAACTCTATTCCATGGACGAGGAGGGAGTATTGGCCGTGGTGGTGGACCAACATATCTTGCCATTCAATCCCAACCACCAGGTTCAGTAATG GGTACTCTTAGGTCTACTGAGCAAGGAGAAATGGTGCAAGCCAAATTTGGGCTGCCACACACAGCTGTCAGACAGTTGGAGATATACACAACTGCAGTTCTACTTGCAACGTTAAAACCCCCAGAACGACCTCGAGAAGAAAAATGGCGTAATCTCATGGACGAGATTTCAAAAATCAGCTGCCAAAGTTACCGGAGCACTGTATATGAAAACCCAGAGTTTCTTGCCTACTTTCATGAGGCTACTCCACAAGCGGAGCTTGGTTTCCTTAACATAGGAAGCCGACCCACAAGAAGAAAGAGCTCAACAGGAATTGGACATCTTCGTGCCATTCCATGGGTATTTGCCTGGACCCAAACAAGATTTGTTCTTCCAGCATGGCTTGGAGTTGGGGCAGGTTTGAAGGGTGTTTGTGAGAGGGGACACACCCAAGATTTGAAAGCAATGTACAAAGAATGGCCTTTCTTCCAATCTACTATAGATCTTATAGAGATGGTCTTGGGGAAGGCAGACGTTCCTATAGCGAAGCACTACGATGAAGTCCTTGTATCTGATAAGAGCAGGAGAGAACTTGGTGCTGCACTAAGAAGAGAACTCTTAACAACGGAGAAGTTTGTATTGGTGGTTAGTGGGCATGAGAGGCTCTCAGAAAACAACCGGAGCTTGAGGAGGCTCATTGAGAGCAGGCTCCCTTATCTCAATCCAATTAATATGTTGCAGGTTGAGATTCTAAAGAGGTTGAGAAGCGATGATGACAATCATAAACTCAGAGATGCACTGCTTATTACTATAAATGGTATTGCTGCTGGTATGAGGAACACGGGCTGA
- the LOC133705848 gene encoding ceramide synthase 1 LOH3-like: MGFMEYVKSIEWEHESYPGYEDCIALPLFALFFPFVRFFLDRFVFQKVAQDLIFGKEHQTLDVQSDEKRKKIRKFKESAWKCIYFLSSEILVLCVTYDEPWLGNTKYFWVGPGSQAWPDQKMKLKLKAVYMYAAGFYTYSIFALIFWETRRSDFGVSMSHHVATVILIVLSYILRFGRVGSVVLAIHDASDVFLEVGKMSKYSGAEGVASFAFILFVLSWILLRLIYYPFWVLWSTSYEVLLILDKEKHPVDGPIYYYVFNTLLYCLLFLHVYWWVLIYQMLAKQIQARGHLSDDVRSDSEGEDEHED, from the exons ATGGGTTTCATGGAATACGTGAAATCAATAGAATGGGAACATGAATCTTATCCAGGTTATGAAGATTGCATTGCCCTTCCTCTTTTTGCTCTCTTTTTCCCCTTTGTTCGATTCTTTCTTGACAGATTTGTCTTCCAG AAAGTAGCACAAGACTTGATTTTTGGAAAGGAGCATCAGACGCTGGATGTTCAATCAgatgagaaaaggaagaagataagAAAATTCAAGGAGTCAGCTTGGAAATgcatatattttctttcatctGAAATTCTTGTTTTGTGTGTTACTTATGATGAGCCTTGGTTAGgtaatacaaaatatttttgggtAGGGCCAGGAAGCCAGGCCTGGCCAGACCAAAAAATGAA GTTAAAATTGAAAGCAGTATATATGTATGCTGCTGGATTTTATACTTACTCCATATTTGCTCTGATTTTTTGGGAGACAAGGCGCTCGGATTTTGGTGTGTCTATGAGTCATCATGTCGCCACTGTCATTCTTATTGTGCTGTCCTACATATTAAG GTTTGGCCGTGTTGGTTCAGTTGTTTTAGCTATTCATGATGCTAGTGATGTATTTTTGGAGGTGGGAAAGATGTCCAAATACAGCGGCGCAGAAGGGGTTGCTAGCTTtgcttttattctttttgttttgtcttgGATCTTGCTGCGGCTCATTTACTATCCATTCTGGGTCCTTTGGAGTACAAG CTATGAAGTTCTCCTGATCTTGGACAAGGAAAAACACCCGGTGGATGGTCCAATCTATTATTATGTGTTCAATACTCTCCTTTACTGCTTACTTTTTCTTCATGTATATTGGTGGGTCTTGATATATCAGATGCTTGCTAAGCAAATCCAAGCAAGGGGTCATCTTAGTGATGATGTTCGATCTG ATTCTGAGGGCGAAGATGAACATGAAGATTGA